A window from Balearica regulorum gibbericeps isolate bBalReg1 chromosome 1, bBalReg1.pri, whole genome shotgun sequence encodes these proteins:
- the NFKBIZ gene encoding NF-kappa-B inhibitor zeta isoform X4, translating to MIVESSRDAAPDGGDGSALSSPINLAYFYGASPHSSEGSCSPAHSAPGSPGSDSDLSVSSRGGGRRDPRGGARPALQVEQHMAGGKQHRGPFQGVRVKNSVKELLLHFRSSKQMSSGSAAEESKAQGGLVNYEQYTELKSILGHSGKRKAPELLSDGPSFKRQATIHPHLLTPPQTPTSMDNMEETHKNDPKHDNNSDLLQSIINIKNESSPVSLNTVQVSWLHTVSTHSSPGEQYQDSPGTQAFSPSQKYQAFQDHTSQHMLDPPQHYQFPPSQNQDLSQSYPSDTSLEYRPFAANDQSPGYQQNTFESHELQYCPSQSFSSLLNDSEGSEGIAAPLQPLASAHPQADVGPPPPNFSLLSSNVCGNLERSVSLATLNVSLPDQNIARSTTQLGKSFFQWQVEQEENKLANISQDQFLAKDSDGDTFLHIAVAQGRRALSYVLARKMAALHMLDIKEHNGQSAFQVAVAANQHLIVQDLVSLGAQVNTTDCWGRTPLHVCAEKGHAQVLQAIQKGAMGSNQYVDLEATNYDGLTALHCAVLAHNAVLHELQNSQPPHSPEVQELLLRNKSLVETIKTLIQMGASVEAKDRKSGRSALHLAAEEANLELIRLFLELPNCLSFVNAKAYNGNTALHVAASLQYRVSQLDAVRLLMRKGADPSARNLENEQPVHLVPDGLIGDQIRRILKGKAIQQRVSPF from the exons ATGATCGTGGAGAGCAGCCGGGACGCGGCGCCCGATGGCGGTGACGGCAGCGCCCTCAGCAGCCCCATCAACCTCGCCTACTTCTACGGGGCCTCGCCCCACTCCAGCGAGGGCAGCTGCTCGCCGGCGCACTCCGCCCCGGGCTCGCCGGGCTCCGACTCGGACCTCTCGGTGAGCagccgcggcggcggccggaGGGACCCCCGGGGCGGTGCCCGCCCCGCGCTGCAAG TTGAACAACACATGGCGGGGggaaagcagcacaggggacCTTTCCAGGGGGTCCGTGTGAAGAACTCGGTGAAGGAGCTCCTGCTGCACTTCAGGAGCAGCAAACAGATGTCCTCGGGCTCCGCCGCGGAGGAAAGCAAG gcacAAGGAGGATTGGTGAACTACGAGCAGTacacag agctgaaaagcaTACTAGGTCACAGTGGCAAAAGAAAGGCTCCTGAGCTCCTTTCTGATGGACCTTCTTTCAAACGCCAAGCTACTATTCACCCACACCTCCTG ACGCCACCCCAGACACCGACTTCTATGGATAACATGGAAGAGACTCATAAAAATGACCCAAAGCATGACAACAATTCTGATCTGCTTCAGAGCATTATAAACATCAAGAACGAGTCGAGCCCCGTTTCTCTGAACACAGTGCAGGTTAGCTGGTTGCACACTGTCTCCACTCACAGCTCGCCCGGCGAGCAGTACCAGGACAGCCCGGGAACACAGGCTTTTTCCCCGTCCCAGAAGTACCAAGCATTCCAAGATCACACCTCCCAGCATATGCTTGATCCGCCGCAGCATTACCAGTTCCCTCCGTCCCAGAATCAAGATTTGTCACAGAGCTATCCTTCGGACACCTCCCTGGAGTACAGGCCGTTTGCTGCCAATGACCAGTCTCCTGGCTACCAGCAGAATACCTTTGAGAGCCATGAACTGCAGTACTGCCCCTCGCAGAGCTTCTCCTCCCTTTTGAACGACTCTGAAGGCTCGGAGGGCATCGCCGCTCCCCTCCAGCCGCTCGCCAGTGCCCACCCACAGGCTGACGTCGGCCCCCCGCCTCCGAACTTCAGCTTGCTTTCCAGTAACGTCTGTGGTAATCTGGAGCGCAGTGTCTCTTTGGCTACTTTGAATGTCTCTCTACCTGACCAAAACATCGCCAGAAGCACGACGCAGCTGGGCAAGTCATTTTTTCAATGGCAAgtggagcaggaggaaaacaaactaGCAAACATCTCTCAAGACCAGTTCCTTGCAAAAGACTCGGATGGAGACAC cttccttcaCATTGCGGTTGCCCAGGGCCGACGAGCGCTCTCCTATGTTCTTGCGAGGAAGATGGCTGCCTTGCACATGCTGGATATTAAAGAGCACAATGGCCAG AGTGCTTTCCAGGTTGCCGTGGCTGCCAATCAGCATCTCATTGTGCAGGACTTGGTTAGCTTGGGGGCTCAAGTCAACACCACCGACTGCTGGGGTAGAACGCCGTTGCATGTTTGCGCTGAGAAGGGGCATGCCCAGGTCCTTCAG GCGATCCAAAAGGGAGCCATGGGAAGCAATCAGTATGTGGACCTTGAGGCAACAAACTATGATG GTTTGACAGCGTTGCACTGTGCTGTTCTGGCCCATAATGCTGTGCTGCATGAACTGCAAAACAGTCAACCACCTCACTCCCCTGAGGTCCAGGAGCTTCTGCTGAGGAACAAGAGCCTGGTAGAAACCATCAAGACTCTAATACAAATGGGAGCATCCGTTGAAGCGAAA GATCGCAAAAGTGGTCGCTCTGCTTTACATTTGGCAGCAGAAGAAGCGAACCTGGAGCTCATTCGTCTCTTTTTGGAGCTGCCCAACTGCCTCTCTTTTGTTAATGCAAAG GCTTACAATGGCAACACAGCTCTCCACGTGGCTGCCAGCCTGCAGTATCGGGTGAGTCAGTTGGATGCTGTGCGCCTGCTAATGCGGAAGGGAGCTGATCCAAGTGCCAGAAACTTGGAGAATGAGCAGCCAGTTCATCTGGTTCCTGATGGCCTTATAGGAGACCag ataAGACGTATCCTAAAAGGGAAGGCGATTCAGCAGAGAGTGTCGCCATTTTAA
- the NFKBIZ gene encoding NF-kappa-B inhibitor zeta isoform X3 — protein MIVESSRDAAPDGGDGSALSSPINLAYFYGASPHSSEGSCSPAHSAPGSPGSDSDLSVSSRGGGRRDPRGGARPALQVEQHMAGGKQHRGPFQGVRVKNSVKELLLHFRSSKQMSSGSAAEESKAQGGLVNYEQYTAELKSILGHSGKRKAPELLSDGPSFKRQATIHPHLLTPPQTPTSMDNMEETHKNDPKHDNNSDLLQSIINIKNESSPVSLNTVQVSWLHTVSTHSSPGEQYQDSPGTQAFSPSQKYQAFQDHTSQHMLDPPQHYQFPPSQNQDLSQSYPSDTSLEYRPFAANDQSPGYQQNTFESHELQYCPSQSFSSLLNDSEGSEGIAAPLQPLASAHPQADVGPPPPNFSLLSSNVCGNLERSVSLATLNVSLPDQNIARSTTQLGKSFFQWQVEQEENKLANISQDQFLAKDSDGDTFLHIAVAQGRRALSYVLARKMAALHMLDIKEHNGQSAFQVAVAANQHLIVQDLVSLGAQVNTTDCWGRTPLHVCAEKGHAQVLQAIQKGAMGSNQYVDLEATNYDGLTALHCAVLAHNAVLHELQNSQPPHSPEVQELLLRNKSLVETIKTLIQMGASVEAKDRKSGRSALHLAAEEANLELIRLFLELPNCLSFVNAKAYNGNTALHVAASLQYRVSQLDAVRLLMRKGADPSARNLENEQPVHLVPDGLIGDQIRRILKGKAIQQRVSPF, from the exons ATGATCGTGGAGAGCAGCCGGGACGCGGCGCCCGATGGCGGTGACGGCAGCGCCCTCAGCAGCCCCATCAACCTCGCCTACTTCTACGGGGCCTCGCCCCACTCCAGCGAGGGCAGCTGCTCGCCGGCGCACTCCGCCCCGGGCTCGCCGGGCTCCGACTCGGACCTCTCGGTGAGCagccgcggcggcggccggaGGGACCCCCGGGGCGGTGCCCGCCCCGCGCTGCAAG TTGAACAACACATGGCGGGGggaaagcagcacaggggacCTTTCCAGGGGGTCCGTGTGAAGAACTCGGTGAAGGAGCTCCTGCTGCACTTCAGGAGCAGCAAACAGATGTCCTCGGGCTCCGCCGCGGAGGAAAGCAAG gcacAAGGAGGATTGGTGAACTACGAGCAGTacacag cagagctgaaaagcaTACTAGGTCACAGTGGCAAAAGAAAGGCTCCTGAGCTCCTTTCTGATGGACCTTCTTTCAAACGCCAAGCTACTATTCACCCACACCTCCTG ACGCCACCCCAGACACCGACTTCTATGGATAACATGGAAGAGACTCATAAAAATGACCCAAAGCATGACAACAATTCTGATCTGCTTCAGAGCATTATAAACATCAAGAACGAGTCGAGCCCCGTTTCTCTGAACACAGTGCAGGTTAGCTGGTTGCACACTGTCTCCACTCACAGCTCGCCCGGCGAGCAGTACCAGGACAGCCCGGGAACACAGGCTTTTTCCCCGTCCCAGAAGTACCAAGCATTCCAAGATCACACCTCCCAGCATATGCTTGATCCGCCGCAGCATTACCAGTTCCCTCCGTCCCAGAATCAAGATTTGTCACAGAGCTATCCTTCGGACACCTCCCTGGAGTACAGGCCGTTTGCTGCCAATGACCAGTCTCCTGGCTACCAGCAGAATACCTTTGAGAGCCATGAACTGCAGTACTGCCCCTCGCAGAGCTTCTCCTCCCTTTTGAACGACTCTGAAGGCTCGGAGGGCATCGCCGCTCCCCTCCAGCCGCTCGCCAGTGCCCACCCACAGGCTGACGTCGGCCCCCCGCCTCCGAACTTCAGCTTGCTTTCCAGTAACGTCTGTGGTAATCTGGAGCGCAGTGTCTCTTTGGCTACTTTGAATGTCTCTCTACCTGACCAAAACATCGCCAGAAGCACGACGCAGCTGGGCAAGTCATTTTTTCAATGGCAAgtggagcaggaggaaaacaaactaGCAAACATCTCTCAAGACCAGTTCCTTGCAAAAGACTCGGATGGAGACAC cttccttcaCATTGCGGTTGCCCAGGGCCGACGAGCGCTCTCCTATGTTCTTGCGAGGAAGATGGCTGCCTTGCACATGCTGGATATTAAAGAGCACAATGGCCAG AGTGCTTTCCAGGTTGCCGTGGCTGCCAATCAGCATCTCATTGTGCAGGACTTGGTTAGCTTGGGGGCTCAAGTCAACACCACCGACTGCTGGGGTAGAACGCCGTTGCATGTTTGCGCTGAGAAGGGGCATGCCCAGGTCCTTCAG GCGATCCAAAAGGGAGCCATGGGAAGCAATCAGTATGTGGACCTTGAGGCAACAAACTATGATG GTTTGACAGCGTTGCACTGTGCTGTTCTGGCCCATAATGCTGTGCTGCATGAACTGCAAAACAGTCAACCACCTCACTCCCCTGAGGTCCAGGAGCTTCTGCTGAGGAACAAGAGCCTGGTAGAAACCATCAAGACTCTAATACAAATGGGAGCATCCGTTGAAGCGAAA GATCGCAAAAGTGGTCGCTCTGCTTTACATTTGGCAGCAGAAGAAGCGAACCTGGAGCTCATTCGTCTCTTTTTGGAGCTGCCCAACTGCCTCTCTTTTGTTAATGCAAAG GCTTACAATGGCAACACAGCTCTCCACGTGGCTGCCAGCCTGCAGTATCGGGTGAGTCAGTTGGATGCTGTGCGCCTGCTAATGCGGAAGGGAGCTGATCCAAGTGCCAGAAACTTGGAGAATGAGCAGCCAGTTCATCTGGTTCCTGATGGCCTTATAGGAGACCag ataAGACGTATCCTAAAAGGGAAGGCGATTCAGCAGAGAGTGTCGCCATTTTAA
- the NFKBIZ gene encoding NF-kappa-B inhibitor zeta isoform X2, with protein sequence MIVESSRDAAPDGGDGSALSSPINLAYFYGASPHSSEGSCSPAHSAPGSPGSDSDLSVSSRGGGRRDPRGGARPALQVEQHMAGGKQHRGPFQGVRVKNSVKELLLHFRSSKQMSSGSAAEESKAQGGLVNYEQYTELKSILGHSGKRKAPELLSDGPSFKRQATIHPHLLTPPQTPTSMDNMEETHKNDPKHDNNSDLLQSIINIKNESSPVSLNTVQVSWLHTVSTHSSPGEQYQDSPGTQAFSPSQKYQAFQDHTSQHMLDPPQHYQFPPSQNQDLSQSYPSDTSLEYRPFAANDQSPGYQQNTFESHELQYCPSQSFSSLLNDSEGSEGIAAPLQPLASAHPQADVGPPPPNFSLLSSNVCGNLERSVSLATLNVSLPDQNIARSTTQLGKSFFQWQVEQEENKLANISQDQFLAKDSDGDTFLHIAVAQGRRALSYVLARKMAALHMLDIKEHNGQSAFQVAVAANQHLIVQDLVSLGAQVNTTDCWGRTPLHVCAEKGHAQVLQAIQKGAMGSNQYVDLEATNYDGLTALHCAVLAHNAVLHELQNSQPPHSPEVQELLLRNKSLVETIKTLIQMGASVEAKDRKSGRSALHLAAEEANLELIRLFLELPNCLSFVNAKAYNGNTALHVAASLQYRVSQLDAVRLLMRKGADPSARNLENEQPVHLVPDGLIGDQVKTKTKQATLSSPPICPHTKALFLYKRFFWVLNCSF encoded by the exons ATGATCGTGGAGAGCAGCCGGGACGCGGCGCCCGATGGCGGTGACGGCAGCGCCCTCAGCAGCCCCATCAACCTCGCCTACTTCTACGGGGCCTCGCCCCACTCCAGCGAGGGCAGCTGCTCGCCGGCGCACTCCGCCCCGGGCTCGCCGGGCTCCGACTCGGACCTCTCGGTGAGCagccgcggcggcggccggaGGGACCCCCGGGGCGGTGCCCGCCCCGCGCTGCAAG TTGAACAACACATGGCGGGGggaaagcagcacaggggacCTTTCCAGGGGGTCCGTGTGAAGAACTCGGTGAAGGAGCTCCTGCTGCACTTCAGGAGCAGCAAACAGATGTCCTCGGGCTCCGCCGCGGAGGAAAGCAAG gcacAAGGAGGATTGGTGAACTACGAGCAGTacacag agctgaaaagcaTACTAGGTCACAGTGGCAAAAGAAAGGCTCCTGAGCTCCTTTCTGATGGACCTTCTTTCAAACGCCAAGCTACTATTCACCCACACCTCCTG ACGCCACCCCAGACACCGACTTCTATGGATAACATGGAAGAGACTCATAAAAATGACCCAAAGCATGACAACAATTCTGATCTGCTTCAGAGCATTATAAACATCAAGAACGAGTCGAGCCCCGTTTCTCTGAACACAGTGCAGGTTAGCTGGTTGCACACTGTCTCCACTCACAGCTCGCCCGGCGAGCAGTACCAGGACAGCCCGGGAACACAGGCTTTTTCCCCGTCCCAGAAGTACCAAGCATTCCAAGATCACACCTCCCAGCATATGCTTGATCCGCCGCAGCATTACCAGTTCCCTCCGTCCCAGAATCAAGATTTGTCACAGAGCTATCCTTCGGACACCTCCCTGGAGTACAGGCCGTTTGCTGCCAATGACCAGTCTCCTGGCTACCAGCAGAATACCTTTGAGAGCCATGAACTGCAGTACTGCCCCTCGCAGAGCTTCTCCTCCCTTTTGAACGACTCTGAAGGCTCGGAGGGCATCGCCGCTCCCCTCCAGCCGCTCGCCAGTGCCCACCCACAGGCTGACGTCGGCCCCCCGCCTCCGAACTTCAGCTTGCTTTCCAGTAACGTCTGTGGTAATCTGGAGCGCAGTGTCTCTTTGGCTACTTTGAATGTCTCTCTACCTGACCAAAACATCGCCAGAAGCACGACGCAGCTGGGCAAGTCATTTTTTCAATGGCAAgtggagcaggaggaaaacaaactaGCAAACATCTCTCAAGACCAGTTCCTTGCAAAAGACTCGGATGGAGACAC cttccttcaCATTGCGGTTGCCCAGGGCCGACGAGCGCTCTCCTATGTTCTTGCGAGGAAGATGGCTGCCTTGCACATGCTGGATATTAAAGAGCACAATGGCCAG AGTGCTTTCCAGGTTGCCGTGGCTGCCAATCAGCATCTCATTGTGCAGGACTTGGTTAGCTTGGGGGCTCAAGTCAACACCACCGACTGCTGGGGTAGAACGCCGTTGCATGTTTGCGCTGAGAAGGGGCATGCCCAGGTCCTTCAG GCGATCCAAAAGGGAGCCATGGGAAGCAATCAGTATGTGGACCTTGAGGCAACAAACTATGATG GTTTGACAGCGTTGCACTGTGCTGTTCTGGCCCATAATGCTGTGCTGCATGAACTGCAAAACAGTCAACCACCTCACTCCCCTGAGGTCCAGGAGCTTCTGCTGAGGAACAAGAGCCTGGTAGAAACCATCAAGACTCTAATACAAATGGGAGCATCCGTTGAAGCGAAA GATCGCAAAAGTGGTCGCTCTGCTTTACATTTGGCAGCAGAAGAAGCGAACCTGGAGCTCATTCGTCTCTTTTTGGAGCTGCCCAACTGCCTCTCTTTTGTTAATGCAAAG GCTTACAATGGCAACACAGCTCTCCACGTGGCTGCCAGCCTGCAGTATCGGGTGAGTCAGTTGGATGCTGTGCGCCTGCTAATGCGGAAGGGAGCTGATCCAAGTGCCAGAAACTTGGAGAATGAGCAGCCAGTTCATCTGGTTCCTGATGGCCTTATAGGAGACCaggtaaaaaccaaaacaaaacaagcaaccctctcctctcctcccatctGTCCTCACACAAAAGCCTTATTCCTCTACAAAAGattcttttgggttttgaatTGCAgcttttaa
- the NFKBIZ gene encoding NF-kappa-B inhibitor zeta isoform X1: protein MIVESSRDAAPDGGDGSALSSPINLAYFYGASPHSSEGSCSPAHSAPGSPGSDSDLSVSSRGGGRRDPRGGARPALQVEQHMAGGKQHRGPFQGVRVKNSVKELLLHFRSSKQMSSGSAAEESKAQGGLVNYEQYTAELKSILGHSGKRKAPELLSDGPSFKRQATIHPHLLTPPQTPTSMDNMEETHKNDPKHDNNSDLLQSIINIKNESSPVSLNTVQVSWLHTVSTHSSPGEQYQDSPGTQAFSPSQKYQAFQDHTSQHMLDPPQHYQFPPSQNQDLSQSYPSDTSLEYRPFAANDQSPGYQQNTFESHELQYCPSQSFSSLLNDSEGSEGIAAPLQPLASAHPQADVGPPPPNFSLLSSNVCGNLERSVSLATLNVSLPDQNIARSTTQLGKSFFQWQVEQEENKLANISQDQFLAKDSDGDTFLHIAVAQGRRALSYVLARKMAALHMLDIKEHNGQSAFQVAVAANQHLIVQDLVSLGAQVNTTDCWGRTPLHVCAEKGHAQVLQAIQKGAMGSNQYVDLEATNYDGLTALHCAVLAHNAVLHELQNSQPPHSPEVQELLLRNKSLVETIKTLIQMGASVEAKDRKSGRSALHLAAEEANLELIRLFLELPNCLSFVNAKAYNGNTALHVAASLQYRVSQLDAVRLLMRKGADPSARNLENEQPVHLVPDGLIGDQVKTKTKQATLSSPPICPHTKALFLYKRFFWVLNCSF from the exons ATGATCGTGGAGAGCAGCCGGGACGCGGCGCCCGATGGCGGTGACGGCAGCGCCCTCAGCAGCCCCATCAACCTCGCCTACTTCTACGGGGCCTCGCCCCACTCCAGCGAGGGCAGCTGCTCGCCGGCGCACTCCGCCCCGGGCTCGCCGGGCTCCGACTCGGACCTCTCGGTGAGCagccgcggcggcggccggaGGGACCCCCGGGGCGGTGCCCGCCCCGCGCTGCAAG TTGAACAACACATGGCGGGGggaaagcagcacaggggacCTTTCCAGGGGGTCCGTGTGAAGAACTCGGTGAAGGAGCTCCTGCTGCACTTCAGGAGCAGCAAACAGATGTCCTCGGGCTCCGCCGCGGAGGAAAGCAAG gcacAAGGAGGATTGGTGAACTACGAGCAGTacacag cagagctgaaaagcaTACTAGGTCACAGTGGCAAAAGAAAGGCTCCTGAGCTCCTTTCTGATGGACCTTCTTTCAAACGCCAAGCTACTATTCACCCACACCTCCTG ACGCCACCCCAGACACCGACTTCTATGGATAACATGGAAGAGACTCATAAAAATGACCCAAAGCATGACAACAATTCTGATCTGCTTCAGAGCATTATAAACATCAAGAACGAGTCGAGCCCCGTTTCTCTGAACACAGTGCAGGTTAGCTGGTTGCACACTGTCTCCACTCACAGCTCGCCCGGCGAGCAGTACCAGGACAGCCCGGGAACACAGGCTTTTTCCCCGTCCCAGAAGTACCAAGCATTCCAAGATCACACCTCCCAGCATATGCTTGATCCGCCGCAGCATTACCAGTTCCCTCCGTCCCAGAATCAAGATTTGTCACAGAGCTATCCTTCGGACACCTCCCTGGAGTACAGGCCGTTTGCTGCCAATGACCAGTCTCCTGGCTACCAGCAGAATACCTTTGAGAGCCATGAACTGCAGTACTGCCCCTCGCAGAGCTTCTCCTCCCTTTTGAACGACTCTGAAGGCTCGGAGGGCATCGCCGCTCCCCTCCAGCCGCTCGCCAGTGCCCACCCACAGGCTGACGTCGGCCCCCCGCCTCCGAACTTCAGCTTGCTTTCCAGTAACGTCTGTGGTAATCTGGAGCGCAGTGTCTCTTTGGCTACTTTGAATGTCTCTCTACCTGACCAAAACATCGCCAGAAGCACGACGCAGCTGGGCAAGTCATTTTTTCAATGGCAAgtggagcaggaggaaaacaaactaGCAAACATCTCTCAAGACCAGTTCCTTGCAAAAGACTCGGATGGAGACAC cttccttcaCATTGCGGTTGCCCAGGGCCGACGAGCGCTCTCCTATGTTCTTGCGAGGAAGATGGCTGCCTTGCACATGCTGGATATTAAAGAGCACAATGGCCAG AGTGCTTTCCAGGTTGCCGTGGCTGCCAATCAGCATCTCATTGTGCAGGACTTGGTTAGCTTGGGGGCTCAAGTCAACACCACCGACTGCTGGGGTAGAACGCCGTTGCATGTTTGCGCTGAGAAGGGGCATGCCCAGGTCCTTCAG GCGATCCAAAAGGGAGCCATGGGAAGCAATCAGTATGTGGACCTTGAGGCAACAAACTATGATG GTTTGACAGCGTTGCACTGTGCTGTTCTGGCCCATAATGCTGTGCTGCATGAACTGCAAAACAGTCAACCACCTCACTCCCCTGAGGTCCAGGAGCTTCTGCTGAGGAACAAGAGCCTGGTAGAAACCATCAAGACTCTAATACAAATGGGAGCATCCGTTGAAGCGAAA GATCGCAAAAGTGGTCGCTCTGCTTTACATTTGGCAGCAGAAGAAGCGAACCTGGAGCTCATTCGTCTCTTTTTGGAGCTGCCCAACTGCCTCTCTTTTGTTAATGCAAAG GCTTACAATGGCAACACAGCTCTCCACGTGGCTGCCAGCCTGCAGTATCGGGTGAGTCAGTTGGATGCTGTGCGCCTGCTAATGCGGAAGGGAGCTGATCCAAGTGCCAGAAACTTGGAGAATGAGCAGCCAGTTCATCTGGTTCCTGATGGCCTTATAGGAGACCaggtaaaaaccaaaacaaaacaagcaaccctctcctctcctcccatctGTCCTCACACAAAAGCCTTATTCCTCTACAAAAGattcttttgggttttgaatTGCAgcttttaa
- the NFKBIZ gene encoding NF-kappa-B inhibitor zeta isoform X5, with translation MAGGKQHRGPFQGVRVKNSVKELLLHFRSSKQMSSGSAAEESKAQGGLVNYEQYTAELKSILGHSGKRKAPELLSDGPSFKRQATIHPHLLTPPQTPTSMDNMEETHKNDPKHDNNSDLLQSIINIKNESSPVSLNTVQVSWLHTVSTHSSPGEQYQDSPGTQAFSPSQKYQAFQDHTSQHMLDPPQHYQFPPSQNQDLSQSYPSDTSLEYRPFAANDQSPGYQQNTFESHELQYCPSQSFSSLLNDSEGSEGIAAPLQPLASAHPQADVGPPPPNFSLLSSNVCGNLERSVSLATLNVSLPDQNIARSTTQLGKSFFQWQVEQEENKLANISQDQFLAKDSDGDTFLHIAVAQGRRALSYVLARKMAALHMLDIKEHNGQSAFQVAVAANQHLIVQDLVSLGAQVNTTDCWGRTPLHVCAEKGHAQVLQAIQKGAMGSNQYVDLEATNYDGLTALHCAVLAHNAVLHELQNSQPPHSPEVQELLLRNKSLVETIKTLIQMGASVEAKDRKSGRSALHLAAEEANLELIRLFLELPNCLSFVNAKAYNGNTALHVAASLQYRVSQLDAVRLLMRKGADPSARNLENEQPVHLVPDGLIGDQVKTKTKQATLSSPPICPHTKALFLYKRFFWVLNCSF, from the exons ATGGCGGGGggaaagcagcacaggggacCTTTCCAGGGGGTCCGTGTGAAGAACTCGGTGAAGGAGCTCCTGCTGCACTTCAGGAGCAGCAAACAGATGTCCTCGGGCTCCGCCGCGGAGGAAAGCAAG gcacAAGGAGGATTGGTGAACTACGAGCAGTacacag cagagctgaaaagcaTACTAGGTCACAGTGGCAAAAGAAAGGCTCCTGAGCTCCTTTCTGATGGACCTTCTTTCAAACGCCAAGCTACTATTCACCCACACCTCCTG ACGCCACCCCAGACACCGACTTCTATGGATAACATGGAAGAGACTCATAAAAATGACCCAAAGCATGACAACAATTCTGATCTGCTTCAGAGCATTATAAACATCAAGAACGAGTCGAGCCCCGTTTCTCTGAACACAGTGCAGGTTAGCTGGTTGCACACTGTCTCCACTCACAGCTCGCCCGGCGAGCAGTACCAGGACAGCCCGGGAACACAGGCTTTTTCCCCGTCCCAGAAGTACCAAGCATTCCAAGATCACACCTCCCAGCATATGCTTGATCCGCCGCAGCATTACCAGTTCCCTCCGTCCCAGAATCAAGATTTGTCACAGAGCTATCCTTCGGACACCTCCCTGGAGTACAGGCCGTTTGCTGCCAATGACCAGTCTCCTGGCTACCAGCAGAATACCTTTGAGAGCCATGAACTGCAGTACTGCCCCTCGCAGAGCTTCTCCTCCCTTTTGAACGACTCTGAAGGCTCGGAGGGCATCGCCGCTCCCCTCCAGCCGCTCGCCAGTGCCCACCCACAGGCTGACGTCGGCCCCCCGCCTCCGAACTTCAGCTTGCTTTCCAGTAACGTCTGTGGTAATCTGGAGCGCAGTGTCTCTTTGGCTACTTTGAATGTCTCTCTACCTGACCAAAACATCGCCAGAAGCACGACGCAGCTGGGCAAGTCATTTTTTCAATGGCAAgtggagcaggaggaaaacaaactaGCAAACATCTCTCAAGACCAGTTCCTTGCAAAAGACTCGGATGGAGACAC cttccttcaCATTGCGGTTGCCCAGGGCCGACGAGCGCTCTCCTATGTTCTTGCGAGGAAGATGGCTGCCTTGCACATGCTGGATATTAAAGAGCACAATGGCCAG AGTGCTTTCCAGGTTGCCGTGGCTGCCAATCAGCATCTCATTGTGCAGGACTTGGTTAGCTTGGGGGCTCAAGTCAACACCACCGACTGCTGGGGTAGAACGCCGTTGCATGTTTGCGCTGAGAAGGGGCATGCCCAGGTCCTTCAG GCGATCCAAAAGGGAGCCATGGGAAGCAATCAGTATGTGGACCTTGAGGCAACAAACTATGATG GTTTGACAGCGTTGCACTGTGCTGTTCTGGCCCATAATGCTGTGCTGCATGAACTGCAAAACAGTCAACCACCTCACTCCCCTGAGGTCCAGGAGCTTCTGCTGAGGAACAAGAGCCTGGTAGAAACCATCAAGACTCTAATACAAATGGGAGCATCCGTTGAAGCGAAA GATCGCAAAAGTGGTCGCTCTGCTTTACATTTGGCAGCAGAAGAAGCGAACCTGGAGCTCATTCGTCTCTTTTTGGAGCTGCCCAACTGCCTCTCTTTTGTTAATGCAAAG GCTTACAATGGCAACACAGCTCTCCACGTGGCTGCCAGCCTGCAGTATCGGGTGAGTCAGTTGGATGCTGTGCGCCTGCTAATGCGGAAGGGAGCTGATCCAAGTGCCAGAAACTTGGAGAATGAGCAGCCAGTTCATCTGGTTCCTGATGGCCTTATAGGAGACCaggtaaaaaccaaaacaaaacaagcaaccctctcctctcctcccatctGTCCTCACACAAAAGCCTTATTCCTCTACAAAAGattcttttgggttttgaatTGCAgcttttaa